A genome region from Eremothecium cymbalariae DBVPG#7215 chromosome 4, complete sequence includes the following:
- a CDS encoding uncharacterized protein (no homolog in Ashbya gossypii), translating to MRPLVARDEGELSAMSWDRLFADNKSELVLLRCAAAFGNDLYSRLRRRRRGSSERCRGDKTRSTWLQKRMRKQEATDRRQVQMQVWEMLQRVSCDGAGLSAGYCHGVCYVCFFVYFASGQTAHAQQLRYCCVFFHFLFHIMMTD from the coding sequence ATGAGGCCTCTGGTGGCGAGAGATGAAGGTGAGCTGAGCGCGATGAGCTGGGACAGGTTGTTTGCAGATAACAAAAGCGAGCTTGTTTTGTTAAGATGTGCTGCTGCATTTGGAAATGATTTATATTCTCGTTTGCGGAGAAGGCGGCGTGGGAGCAGCGAGCGGTGCCGTGGAGATAAAACGAGGTCGACTTGGCTTCAAAAGCGTATGAGGAAACAAGAGGCGACAGATAGACGGCAGGTGCAGATGCAGGTGTGGGAAATGCTGCAGCGTGTTTCCTGTGACGGGGCGGGTTTGTCTGCAGGATATTGCCACGGTGTGTGCTACGTATGTTTCTTCGTATATTTCGCATCTGGTCAAACCGCACACGCACAACAATTGCGGTATTGTTGTGTTTTTTTCCATTTCCTGTTTCATATAATGATGACAGATTAG
- a CDS encoding uncharacterized protein (no homolog in Ashbya gossypii), whose product MEGMEGKRTISRAWPQGDGIQVVNSRSSRLPQLLQNRKTVCQVSRRLDSARRGPAPTRRCKRNPTNIHIAINEHPRVTAQSLLCVCCLISLSVTHVHGTFPACCPAPPEQTCHYYYIYTYIPVLYRSRPYSSAYHFLPQISHHAHP is encoded by the coding sequence ATGGAAGGAATGGAAGGAAAACGAACCATTTCTCGAGCGTGGCCACAAGGTGACGGAATCCAGGTGGTCAACTCACGCTCTTCTCGCCTACCGCAGTTGTTACAAAACCGTAAAACAGTATGCCAAGTGTCCCGTCGGCTAGACTCGGCGCGGCGCGGCCCCGCACCTACCCGCCGATGCAAGAGAAACCCGACGAACATCCACATCGCCATCAACGAACATCCCCGGGTAACCGCCCAATCCCTCCTTTGTGTTTGCTGTCTTATCTCACTTTCTGTCACGCACGTCCATGGGACCTTCCCTGCCTGCTGCCCCGCTCCCCCAGAACAAACGTGTCACTACTACTATATTTATACCTACATACCAGTGCTGTATCGCTCCAGACCTTATTCTTCTGCATATCACTTTCTACCGCAGATCAGTCATCATGCACACCCATAG
- a CDS encoding uncharacterized protein (similar to Ashbya gossypii AGR050W), protein MSGNGEHFSIDLPEVLPHENMYLIQIGHKLFRLSGASLSSDSPSYFTNYFTRKNAERHGKGGGAVNGSGVLGQEDAAGAAGGGAGNGVMSPPLTISRGSFSGESGQEILFIDRSPEIFELIYNHLQGYCITIKDEYQYTMLFADAMYYNLPRLRNLLKNSDYYYTCIGGKSFKVPKNICNTQGNSPNYFDIAVDALYSDLEQVFLSRKLIRPPPQSPPYVPRSPALFKDILALLNGAEITMDDKKRNSLIKECRYYRFLNLEQKLFKCEIKYDPFYKREIITMLLKDLSSKGVDLTLKLTASHNNFACPVAARSPSGGAADAAAANKQQLQPPQNVQRLHEAQRESSSPPSATPQPPCKKPKLGSDWHICTYTRPYLNDPPRDLIFQISSMDCIMFFNKRKKTIHVNIRSEPAEKFISVFSGIFHRSHVDLNNYRDPVLLDGLIIPCCVSVCDLTLNGIKCTNICSLIDENKITEKIPDFTLGDGFVPGLKLVLMKSMWRLGVKDGEIILVCIRGEAITGINEFHHNISYL, encoded by the coding sequence ATGTCTGGTAACGGGGAGCACTTTTCGATTGACTTGCCGGAGGTGCTTCCTCATGAGAACATGTATCTTATTCAGATAGGGCACAAGTTGTTTCGGCTTAGTGGggcttctttgtcttcGGACTCGCCTTCGTACTTCACGAATTACTTTACGAGGAAGAATGCGGAGCGGCATGGGAAGGGTGGGGGAGCGGTCAATGGGTCAGGAGTTCTGGGGCAGGAGGATGCTGCTGGTGCGGCGGGCGGTGGTGCTGGCAATGGGGTGATGTCACCGCCGCTGACGATTAGTCGGGGGTCGTTTTCTGGGGAGAGTGGGCAGGagattttatttattgatCGGTCGCCGGAGATTTTTGAGCTGATCTACAACCATTTGCAGGGGTATTGCATTACGATCAAGGATGAGTATCAGTATACGATGCTGTTTGCGGACGCGATGTACTATAACCTGCCCCGGTTACGaaacttgttgaaaaacTCGGATTACTATTACACATGTATCGGGGGGAAGTCGTTCAAGGTCCCCAAAAACATATGCAACACGCAGGGCAACTCGCCCAACTATTTTGATATTGCGGTCGATGCGCTCTATTCTGATTTGGAACAGGTGTTTTTGTCCAGGAAGTTGATCAGGCCGCCGCCGCAGTCGCCGCCGTATGTGCCCCGGTCGCCGGCTCTTTTCAAGGACATTCTGGCGTTGCTCAATGGTGCGGAGATCACAATGGATGACAAGAAACGTAATTCGTTGATCAAGGAATGCAGGTATTATCGGTTTCTGAACCTGGAGCAGAAGTTGTTCAAGTGCGAGATAAAATACGATCCATTTTACAAACGCGAGATTATAACGATGCTGCTCAAGGACCTGAGCAGTAAAGGCGTCGATTTGACGTTGAAGCTGACGGCTTCTCATAATAACTTTGCCTGTCCGGTGGCCGCGAGGAGCCCAAGTGGTGGTGCTGCGGATGCGGCTGCTGCAAACAAACAGCAACTGCAACCGCCGCAGAACGTGCAACGGTTGCATGAGGCTCAGCGCGAATCGAGCAGCCCGCCCTCTGCGACCCCTCAACCTCCGTGCAAGAAGCCGAAGCTGGGGAGCGATTGGCATATATGCACGTACACGAGACCGTATCTGAACGACCCCCCCAGGGATCTTATCTTCCAGATAAGTTCGATGGATTGTATTATGTTCTTTAATAAGCGTAAAAAGACCATCCATGTCAACATCAGATCGGAACCAGCGGAGAAGTTTATATCGGTGTTTTCTGGCATCTTCCATCGTTCCCACGTCGACCTCAACAATTACCGGGACCCGGTGCTTCTTGATGGCCTAATCATCCCATGCTGTGTGTCTGTGTGCGACTTGACTTTGAACGGTATCAAGTGcacaaatatttgttccTTGATAGACGAAAACAAGATCACGGAAAAAATCCCCGACTTTACACTTGGAGATGGGTTTGTCCCAGGGTTGAAGCTTGTGTTGATGAAGTCGATGTGGAGATTGGGTGTCAAGGATGGAGAAATAATCTTGGTGTGCATCAGAGGCGAAGCGATCACAGGCATCAACGAATTCCATCACAACATAAGTTACCTATAA
- the CCW12 gene encoding Ccw12p (similar to Ashbya gossypii AGR049W) — protein sequence MQFSTVAAVAASAAVASAHANHANTTTTTAHYNATTLVTITSCGTKSCVESVSVALVSTATVSVGETITEYTTWCPLPTSAPEAPASSAPSSVAVPSNSTVPASATASVSSYTGGAVKALPAAGALFAGAAALLL from the coding sequence atgcaattcTCTACTGTCGCTGCCGTCGCTGCTTCCGCCGCCGTTGCCTCTGCCCACGCTAACCACGCTAACACTACCACTACTACCGCCCACTACAACGCCACCACCTTGGTCACCATCACCTCTTGTGGCACCAAGTCCTGTGTGGAGTCTGTTTCCGTAGCGTTGGTATCCACCGCCACTGTTTCCGTCGGCGAGACCATCACCGAGTACACCACCTGGTGTCCTCTCCCAACCTCCGCTCCAGAGGCCCCAGCATCTTCTGCTCCATCCAGCGTTGCTGTCCCATCCAACTCCACTGTCCCAGCCAGCGCTACTGCTAGCGTCTCTTCTTACACTGGTGGTGCTGTCAAGGCTTTGCCTGCAGCCGGTGCTTTGTTCGCGGGAGCTGCCgctttgttgttgtaa
- the FIN1 gene encoding Fin1p (similar to Ashbya gossypii AGR051W): MISRSQQYTCTMDQPLNDISNKDTSNRGSNVFKRLSTSPMRKPGLSVIDKPAVRLSPTKSSYQTSPKRLIPPEHLSNVTRSVDRHHFIKRPEHTSSLIQSLHGGADIVIPISPIKMESEKFGSVTTVGGDGSLSRIKNRFSPSKDRKSIMTVNEETLSPTRQNLLNKLQRDEDLSKVTKKNTKLNSELISNFKVGKSQITTRSKNVKFELPEDRMIAIELQNLKQLLQMLLERQDRLELKIAELESKTE; this comes from the coding sequence ATGATAAGCAGAAGTCAGCAGTACACATGTACCATGGATCAACCGTTGAACGACATCAGTAATAAAGATACTAGTAATCGTGGTTCAAACGTTTTCAAGAGACTCAGCACCTCTCCCATGAGGAAGCCCGGATTGAGTGTTATTGATAAACCAGCAGTTAGGTTATCCCCTACCAAGTCTAGCTATCAAACTTCTCCAAAGAGATTGATTCCTCCAGAGCATCTGAGCAATGTCACGCGAAGTGTAGATAGACATCATTTTATAAAACGTCCTGAGCATACATCATCATTAATACAATCATTACACGGGGGAGCGGACATTGTAATCCCTATATCTCCTATCAAGATGGAATCAGAAAAGTTTGGTAGTGTAACTACGGTAGGTGGCGATGGGTCGCTCAGTAGAATTAAAAACAGGTTTTCTCCCTCTAAAGACCGAAAGTCTATAATGACAGTGAATGAAGAAACATTGAGTCCAACCAGGCAGAATTTACTTAATAAATTGCAACGAGATGAAGATTTATCCAAAgttacaaagaaaaatacaAAGCTGAACTCGGAATTGATATCGAACTTCAAGGTGGGTAAGAGTCAAATCACTACAAGGAGCAAGAACGTAAAGTTTGAATTACCAGAAGATAGAATGATTGCGATCGAATTGCAAAATCTTAAACAGTTATTGCAAATGTTGTTGGAAAGACAGGACCGCCTTGAACTGAAAATAGCGGAACTAGAAAGCAAAActgaataa